The segment TGACCGTCGTCGATCCCGTCGGAGCCGAGAACCCGGATCCGCCCACCGCCTCCGTCCCCGTGCAGCGGAGCCTCGGCCGAGCGAGCGCCCTGCTGGCGAGCGGCACCGTGGTGTCGCGCGTTCTGGGCTTCGCGAAGACGGCCGTGCTCGCCGCCGCCATCGGACAGGCCTTCAGCGGGGCCGCCGACGCGTTCGCCCTCTCCAACCAGCTCCCCAACAACATCTACGCGCTCGTCGCCGGAGGGCTGCTCAGCGCCGTCCTGGTGCCGCAGATCGTCAAGGCGGCCCGGCACAGCGACGGCGGCCAGCGCTACATCAACAAGGTCGTCACCCTCGGGACCGCCGTGTTCGCGGTGGTAACCCTCGTCGCGGTCATCGGCGCCCCGATCCTGGTCAACGTCTACGCCTCGTCCGCAGGAGCAGGGGGCCGCGGCTTCTCGCCCGGTGCCATCGCCCTCGCCACCGCCTTCGCGTACTGGTGCCTCCCGCAGATCTTCTTCTACGCCGTGTACTCGCTGCTCAGCGAGATCCTCAACGCGCGCCAGATCTTCGGACCTTTCACGTGGGCTCCCGTGATCAACAACGTCGTGTCGATCCTCGGGCTCGTGGTGTTCATGCTGCTGTTCGGGGGAGCGGGCCACAACTCGCTCGTCGCGAACTGGACCCCGGGCCGCATCGTCGTCCTCGCGGGCACGGCCACGCTCGGCGTCGCGGCGCAGGCGGCGTTCCTGCTTCTGTTCTGGAAAAAGGCCGGACTCACCTTCCGCCTCGACTGGAAGTGGCGCGGCGTCGGACTCCGCGACACCGGGCGCGCCGCGGGCTGGATGTTCGCCCTCATCCTGGTGACCCAGCTCGCCGGCATCGTGCAGAGCCGCGTCGCGTCGCTCGGCACCGACATCGGCGCCTCGAACGCCACCCTCGCGAACGCCTGGCTCATCTTCATGCTGCCGCACGGCATCGTGGCGGTGTCCATCGCGACGGCGTACTTCACGAGCATGACGGCGGACGCCGACCGGGGCGACCTGCGCGCCGTCCGGAACAATCTGTCGGAGTCGCTCCGCGCGATCGGCCTCTTCATCGTCTTCTCGGCGGTGGCGCTGGCGGTGGTGGCCTACCCGTTCGCGCGCTTCTATGAAGCCACCTTCTCCGGCGTCGCGGCGATGGCGCACGTGATCCTCGCGTACCTCCCCGGTCTGATCCTCTTCAGCATGCTGTTCGTCCTCCAGCGGGTCTTCTTCGCCTTCCACGAGCAGCGCACGGTCTTCTTCATGCAGCTCGTCCAGTCGGGCGTCGGCGTCGTGGGCATGCTCGTCTGCGCGATCACCGTGCCGCCGCAGCACATCGCGGTCGCCGTCGCCGTGGTCACCTCGATCGCCGGGAGCGCGCAGACCGTCGTCGCCCTCGTGCTGGTCCACCGCCGCATCGGCGGCATCGATGGCCGCTGGGTGGCTCGCCGCCACATCCAGTACCTCGTCTTCTCGCTCGTGGCCGGGGTCGTCGGCATCCTCGTCGTATCCGGTCTGGGAGGTTACGAC is part of the Frondihabitans sp. 762G35 genome and harbors:
- the murJ gene encoding murein biosynthesis integral membrane protein MurJ produces the protein MTVVDPVGAENPDPPTASVPVQRSLGRASALLASGTVVSRVLGFAKTAVLAAAIGQAFSGAADAFALSNQLPNNIYALVAGGLLSAVLVPQIVKAARHSDGGQRYINKVVTLGTAVFAVVTLVAVIGAPILVNVYASSAGAGGRGFSPGAIALATAFAYWCLPQIFFYAVYSLLSEILNARQIFGPFTWAPVINNVVSILGLVVFMLLFGGAGHNSLVANWTPGRIVVLAGTATLGVAAQAAFLLLFWKKAGLTFRLDWKWRGVGLRDTGRAAGWMFALILVTQLAGIVQSRVASLGTDIGASNATLANAWLIFMLPHGIVAVSIATAYFTSMTADADRGDLRAVRNNLSESLRAIGLFIVFSAVALAVVAYPFARFYEATFSGVAAMAHVILAYLPGLILFSMLFVLQRVFFAFHEQRTVFFMQLVQSGVGVVGMLVCAITVPPQHIAVAVAVVTSIAGSAQTVVALVLVHRRIGGIDGRWVARRHIQYLVFSLVAGVVGILVVSGLGGYDAEGFGLSGRVPAIITVVIAGVVMAAVYVVLLTAARIPELSAMTRPVLRRLRRS